The Topomyia yanbarensis strain Yona2022 chromosome 3, ASM3024719v1, whole genome shotgun sequence nucleotide sequence TCAAGGTTCTAAAAAGTTATTTCCAAAACCGAgtgctggtctacgaaacgaacatggggaagaggtcgattagggtcacggcgggagtacctcagggctccgtACCAGGTCCAATGTACTctgaaatataatgtacaacggagtgttaacactggaactgcccaggggagttgagatcgtcaGCTTTGCAAACGATGTtttcctgacgataaccggcgagacgTTTGAGGAGGTAGAGATTTGACGGCGAAGACAAAAGGCACCGTGAAAACCTGGATGGCTGCCATCGAGTTCACCAGACCGAGGTAGTGCTAGTcagcaactgtaaaaaaatcCAACGCGTtgtgatcagcgtcgggggacactTAATCCCATCGATGcatgcgctgaagcacctgggtgtgatggtcgacgatcggttaaattacaacagccatgtcgactatgtacgCATTggtaaggatcatgccgaatcacagaggagcaagaggcagcacgagacgtctgaaGTATGGCGTGCCAGCCTGGGCTGCTGCattgaactcaaagcggaaccggacgaagttgacaaacaCGTTTCgcttaatggctgttcgtgtcgcgagtgcgtacagaacgatatcgtcggaggcggaatgcctaattgccgggatgattcccatctgcatcactgtggctgaggacgtggaatgctaccagcgaagAAATGCACAAGGAGACTgatccgagcggactcgttggctaagtggcagcataAGCGGgataacgcggagaaaggaccCACCGACTTATCCCAAATGTATCTGCTTGGGCACATAAgaaacatggagaggtgaacttccatttgacgcagtttttgccgggcacggatgcttccggaagtacctgcatcggtttggacatgcttcgtcatccctttgcccggagtgtggacgtgcaagagacaccggaacacgtggtcttcgaatgccctaggttcgaagaagttcgtgcCTGGTGTGGTAGTTGACAAAATCGTCGAAAAGATGTGCCACGCcaagcatacctgggacgctgtcaacggAATGGTTACGACTATACTcttcgagctgcagaggaagtagCGAAGGGTCCAACAAAGATGCTCATTGACTAGAAAGTCGctgtgaagccaaaaatcgggtttcgagagaaattccgccgccacgGAACTCTACGACGGTGTAGAcagccggggaccagttgagtagtacgcgacgtagcaccggggcgccagtgaaccggccGTCAGGTTTCACCGGAATCACCGAACCAACCTCGACACCCTACAGAGTAGCTCGTGagcaggctagatccaccgtcggggattagaccgagtaaactgcgtcgaatagctagcagtgggtcattggggcgccagtgaaccggaagctaagctccaaccggaatcgctggatgaacctcagcacctactgggcGGCCCGTTGTGTAAGCTGGGTTCACTGCCGGGGAATAGATCGGGCCGAAGCGGGGAGCCAAATGACtgacggaaacgaacatcggtatcgggagaaatctaccgctcggcttCGGGAGAACCTCTCTCGCCGTGGAATTCTCCGTCAGAGTAGACTAGATCCattgccggggactagaccgagtagttcgcgaacaaagGCGAGAGCTAAAATGGCTCATCGGGGAAGTGAagcgaaatggaacgagagggGAACCAACGGGCTTGCGGAggaggagttgcggtgctaaattaCACCGGACaaggagccaaagggctcaagatgTTGTGGtactaaaaccaaagaagaatcggtaacGTGAGAACTTTATTCGCCGGGTAACTCTCCGTCGggataagctagattcaccgccggggactagactgagtaaacCGCgatgagacaccaccagtcacgGGTCATCAGGGCACCACCGAACCAGgtgccctgctccaccggaatcgtcgagcagacctcgacacctggttgGCTGGcttggtttcgggagaacttctctcgacggggaattcttcgtcggagtaggctaggcccATAGTCGGgcactagaccgagtagttcgcgaacaagtaacGAATAAATGAtgctgaatggtacgagaagggagttgcggtgctgaatggcacaagggagccgaggtgctcggtaaattagacagtctgaagtttgcgcCCAGATTGTCTTTTTAGGGGCAGAGCACTAAGTCTtgacccacagctagctttccgactgccatgcagaaactGCCAGCCTGTGTGGATGGTCGAGAACTGGTGatgtgtcgaggagtggtgctgtaaccctactgaaggaactaactactaagtaccccatagaaaatttgacagttaaTGAATTTCTCAGCCGACCTACGAAAACGGGTGCTTCGAAGTCGACCGATTAATTCGCCGATTAAGTTGAGTTTCGTCGGTAAACGATATCGTCAACGTATTAGTCGCCATATttaatctgtgaaaatctaGTTCCATTTTTGAACTACACCGAGGAAAAAGCAcctgagaatttcataagtctcggcatATGAACCAGCCTTCTGACGGTGCCATCAAACGCTTTCGAATGTCATAGGCAGACTTATGAAAAcatttatctttattcatgcactccatgGAAGTTCAAATTATGTATTTCATAAgacagttctttgactctgctccaatatatgcgttaaagaatttcataattttttcttATGAAACTCGTACGAGATCTGTTATTGATactataaaattatatttaatttttcataaacgtcacttttgtgaaaagttcataattgcaTCTTTTGAATTCAGTAGTGGCATAGAAGTTCAACCAGGAGCTAAAAGTTTTAAGCCAGTGCCTTTTAGTTACGTTTTGTAGCAAAATAACCGAGATTTTTACAGAAATTGAAGCAACATTTCAAATAATTGTTcaatttattcaataaattactgaGTGGATTAAATCAATTTACATGGTTATGACTTTTGTTGAAGAAATCCGATTATCATTGATATGAACTTTGAAATAAattgtgcatataattagtgcCTGGGGCGTATTTATCGCGACGCgtataattatcaaaatcagTTTAGAAGTAGTAAACATGATCATTCAGTTATGAACCTTATTGTCTAAATCCAGTTTTCCGGAAAGTAGCAACGAAGCGATGCTCAttatgtataaattttaatatttagtaagagagttttctcttcaatcttctaATGGGATCTACACTTGGGGGTTCATTTGTCCCGAATTTCTTCTCAAGGTTTATTTTGACAGTTGATTTTTTCACTCTATCGAAAACGCTCGAGAAATGTCAGTCATGTTAGAACATTGTTTTTATATAAATGTACAATAGTAgacataaataaaaaacttatggcaaTCTTGCTTTCGAGTGACGTTGAAGGTTGTATCaaaaacttatggcattcattcgaacattgtgaTGAATCTCATtagactgttttatgaaaatcACTTTTTCTACCATGTTTTCTACTTAGAAATGttagcaattttcataaatagCCACCTATGGCGTTCATTTGGACATTATCATAAATTTCttaagactgtcttatgaaaatagTAAGGGATGGATTTGGAAAgtttcccctccaaatcataagacaaacttatgaaatttatttaaaatccttatgtctgaaagtcataagtcgtttttatgaaaattcaaTGCAAATTTTGCCCGGTGTACCAGACCGAATTCAACCGTTtgaaatagaccgatttcaacagattttgTCGGTCATATTTAATCGGTTGTCGCGTCAATAAACGCCCATGTTAAACTTCCAGAGGAGTCGGTGCAGCAATCGACCGACCCTAAGCCTGTTCCATGAGACGTTGGTTTATGTATATTTCTTCCTACTCAAGGCTTTCTGGAGTTTTTTTCTGTTcctaaaaaaaagaagaaaaaaaagatacaAACACATACGACATTTCTATaccgtttattcaaaacgtaatatctaacaaatgtaaacaaactgagtttattatgtcaaataaaagcTAAGAATTGACTCTTTATCGTCCACAAATAATAGAGACAAATGAAAACTCTTTATATGTTAATTTAATCTTAAGTCAAAATGTCACATATAGTATACTAAAgctttgctaatattttgtagatgtgatgttttgcgttgtgatgtttctccaagtcgactgtagttagtatgtttttccaatgccaaacctcatatctacactctcggttgcaatacagcacatgaaatatatcacaactacaAGCCCGTCTCTCTAAACATCACAGTAAAATGTGTCATCTACAAACGGTGTTGCCAAGACCacatatgtaaaagagcataatagcaaaagtgatcggcaaaatgtaataaaataatagttatcaattgtctccctattatcttcgcgaaaaacatgtaatatgtttatacgatcctgcaatgagtaaatgcagaggtgatagtagaattaatagccttctgtgtgctttaattgttaaataaatttgaaagttgcaaggaaatttttgcacgcgattttctccgtttgacgtttctgttagatgtgatgtaatgaaaaaacgCTCTAGATTTTgcgatctcaacgaactgagtcgaatggtatatgagactcagccctccgggtctcggttaaaaagttggttttcaaaaagattgcatatcctttctatatgggaAAAGCAAAAAGATTGTAACTTGAAAACTCAATACCATACTTTACTTATCACATCAAAATATTTAAGCAATCATATATTCAACATCGACAGCCGGTGGTAGTCTTGACAGAGCCAGCAACAATCTTCCTTTTCACACATAACTCCGACAGTTTCCGTCTTTTCTCCTTTGCTGAGTTTTCATCGATCCACTTGAAGTCAAACAACTGGTCCAGTTTAACCCGCTCGTTCGGATCCGGGTTCAATAGCTCGTAAATCGTCCTGATGGCAGCCGAACTTAGCTGCTTCAGCAGTGGTTCTTCGAACTTGTAGTTCCGGTTCTGATGATCCTCAACCAGCTTCTTCACATTCCGATCGTCGAACGGCATGGCAGCATTCAACATCACGAACAGAATGACTCCCAGGGACCATACATCGGACACCATCGGATTGTATGGTTTGCCAAGTATTACCTCGGGTGCAGCGTAGGCAGCTGATCCGCAGTATGTCTCCGAAAAGGCTCCATGCTGCTCGCCGCACACCCGCGCAAATCCAAAGTCTGCCAACTGAACGGCACCCTTTTTCGACAGCAGAATATTCTCACATTTCAGATCCCGATGGGCTATGTCGATCGAATGAAGATACCGAGCAGCACTGACCATTTGCGAAAACCACAGCTTAGCCTGCGTTTCATTTAGCGCaccgttcttattgatgaactTAAGCAGATCTCCACCCTCGGCGTAATCCATGAATATAAACACCATCCGCTCTCGCTTGAGAATGCTGTGAATCTTGACGATATGCTGATGGCGAACCTTCATCAACACGCTGAGCTCCCGGGGAAAAAACTTCTTGACGAACTCCTCGGTTCCCTTGCGCACGTCGATCACTTTACACGCCATAGTTGTCACGTTTTGATTCTTGCTGACCCATTTAGCCAACCGAACGGAGGAGAATGATCCTTTCCCAATTTTGGCACCGATCCGATAGCCGTGTATGTTGAGGGCGCGCGATACCGATGAACTGGACGCGAATGGCGACAGCTCGTTGCTGGTTCCGGTTTTGGTGGACATCCTTTTTTGGAATTTGGCACTTCAATAAAAGCGTTCAACACAAATTTGGCCCGGTTTGacgcgtcgtcgtcgtcgtctttTGCGACAAACAGTTGCAAAGTGTGGAATTTGAATTGCGCCCGCCAGTGCCTACTTTGACCGGTGGTTGCGAGACGGCAGTTGCTGTACAGTGTGTAGTCCAGTTGTGTTTTTGGTCGAAGATTGGCGGATTTGAAGGAAAGTTACCCAAAATGGCGGAGTTTTCTTCATCTTGAACTGGTTCGAATTTTTAATTTGACTGACCAATTATGCTAACAATACCACTGACATACTAGTGCATTCCAAAGCAGCGGTGCGGCTTTGTCGGTTTATTTTAAATTGTCTATCTGACTAGCTGTCAATTCAGCCAAAAACTGTAGCATATCTGGCGAAATTAATGGTGTATTAATTGTGTAAAACTCAATCCAAATTTTAATGGTATATTCGTTTTTGATACCACATCGCCTAGTCGGTGATATACACTCATTCGAACTTGGGTTTCTTTTTTACACTATACCGATGAAAACCTTGTAAAAACGCTATAAATCATATTCAGTATTTATATCAATTAATACCGATGGCCTGGTTAggcatgacgttgaatttcttGAACCAGTAAACGATAAAAGCCTTCGGATATCGGTAGAGCAATAACAGTCATgatgaaaaataagaacaattttcagtattattttttttcataaaaacaataATTACACATTATCTTTACATATTTTAGCATCACTACGGATCGCAGCTCTAGTGCTCATTGTTTCACTTAGTAAGCTATATTACTCCAATCTTACGATTATTCTCGCTAAGTATAATCCTTTGCTtcatttttttctcgttttagTTTGTTTGCTTCTGATTAAATTTCTCTCTTTTTTTCAAACTAGATCGTACTGTTTCTAAACCCGTGTCCCCCCAGAAGGGAGGACGGGACCTACCTTTACTTCCGAATGTTAGTTACCCTACAAACAGAAAAATGTTCTACCACTCGCTAACCGCTAGGAAGGTGACCTTTACAGAGTTGTCCTAAATCTTATGTTCAAAAGCTTACAAAACAAGGTAAAGCTTGAGACGTTTTCTACTACAATTTAGCAAATAGAGGAAACGAACAGTAATTTCGATATTCCATATTTATTTCGGCTACTTTTTTGGAGGGTCTTACTAAATATTTTACTTTTTCTACAAAACAGAAAAGGTTCCTTGAAAATAGGAACGATCTCGGTACGCAATGCTCGCTTTTTTTCTCTAGGTGAAATCAAATGCCTTCGGCACAGTTCGAGGAAAGCAATCTCACGGGATTTGAAGCGAAAGATAAATCGGATAGTTTTTTATACAATTCAATATATCGAACATTGTCCAAGATTGATAGAACTTTATACATTTGGTagattttttctgttttctgatTTAACTCTAACGAGAGTATAAGggaatttaatatttttcttcaACTTATTACTTATAGCTTGAACTGATTTCACCACAAATAATATCTCTCTTTTACTTACAGTGTAGCTTAATGAGTGTAATCAGGCTTTACAGGTTTTTTTTGCTGTTGTTTGTTGCATTATTTAGCTTACCGTTTTTGTTTCTGTGTGGGTGTGGGTGTGTTTTGCGACTAAGTTACTGTTTTGCCTTCGAGCTCGGGCCTCGCCGGAACACGTTCGGCAAAATCTATGACACTTTCGGTTCTAGTTTAATTTATGTACGTACGTAGCCGGATCCGGGAGAAAGCGAATTCTCCGTCCTCCGCCTAGTACATAACCTCGTAGACGGTGGCCTTCTTATCGCCCGAACCGGTCACGATGTACTTATCGTCAGCGGAGATATCACAGCTTAGAACGGAGGATGATTCCTTAGACTGGAATAAAATTAAACGGTGTTAGTGCAGTTCAACATTCGAGAGGGGGGTTTTAAATTACCTGGAAGATCGAGGCACCGTACGGTGTCTTCCACGCATTCAGCAGGTTGTCCTTGCCGGTGGAAACGAACCACTTGCCGCAGGCGGCAAACTTCAAGCTAAGCACGCAACTCTCGTGCAGATGAAGCTGGTACTTGTCCGGTTTGCTGGCGTGCAGCACCTCGACGTTGGAGTTCTCCATGCCGACCGCAAGCCAGTCGCCTGTGAATAGAAGGCAGGGTATTGAAAATTGTGATTAGTATAAAAGGGGAATAGAGTGGACCTTATTCGATGTATGTTTAATTTGGAGAAAGTTGAGCTTGGGTCGATTGGAATTacaaagggaccatccataaatgacgtagcattttttgagtgatttttaacacacccctcccccatcgtGTTGTCGTTCGTTGATTAGCTAGGCAgttcagcagcgagattcctctgtagttttcaacattgtgcctatctccagccttatgaataggaactatagcagcttctttccatgcaattgggaaaatattttccgagattgaACGCTGAAAAATAATTGGTGCAGAAAGTGCTCGGGCACAATGCTTTATAAACACAGGAGGCAAGCAATCCGGACCAGTCCTTTTCAAAGGATCAACGCTGGGCAGAGCGCTCGCTACATCAGAATCATTTACGTTAGGAAGAGGAGCTGGTAAATACATCTCGGAAGTGATCTACAAAAAGGATCGCCGACTCGGCAGCGGACTGCGAATTTTTGTCCTGAAGATAGACATTTTCTGGTACACCCACGGAACGATTTCTGCTGTTTATAAATGTCCAGAATGTCGAAGGTTTATTTCGAAGGCTGCGCTGAACTTGGTTCAGATAttcaccgaatgcactgttccgggctgtttcaaattgcagttcagtttgacgaagaatagttttgttgTCGTCGGTCCTATGATGTAGATATCGCTTTCGTTGTTTCCGGAGTACGTTGCGTAGGCGACCAAGCTCAGCGTGTTCCACCACGGAAATTTATATTCTGCTTTTCTGCTTACACGTCTTTTAGGAACATTACGGCGAAGAATCTCATATATGGCATCATAGAACGCCATAACTGCCTGATCTAAGTCATTTCCAACCAGCATCTGACGCCAATTGAGTGCATCAATGGCCATTGAGACTTCATCGAAGTTGCATCGAGTAAAGTCAAACTTGAAGTCATCGTTAATTGTAGCAAAACCTTCACCGTCATCAGAACGCATATCAAATCTTAaaacgaagggtttatggtgaggGTCAACCTTCAGTATAGATGTGAGAGACTCAATCAGTTCGAACACGTCCGTGTCATTAACAAAAGCTAAATCGATGGTCCGTCCATTCACGTTGCTAAGAGAGCAGATTTGATACAAGCGATCAACGTTTCTGTGATGGCCGTCTCTTGTTCCGTGGTTGCATTTTCAGGAAGGTAACATTTATATTCGTCATCAAAAATCCACCGAAGATTAGGAAGATTTTAATCACTtacaacaagtacattgtcgTGCCTATTACATTTGTCCAGGATGCTTTGGACTGCAGAGGAGTGAACTTTGTACAAGCCAGGATCACTTTTCGGCCTTAGATGAATGctacaaatggtcggtgttaagtcagaccggaccaagtcgcaaaacatcaaaaaatgagttaatgatagcactggataaagaattccttcatctacattccacttttaccagatttgaaatatgaaacaataaacaagaattatggtaaaaaatatttttcagttataatgtaaaggatgctgcgattcaaactttaaacgcgtttttctcgaaatcaatgcactgtcacttagtccggtctgacctaacaccgaccaaatataTAACGATCGACCTGGCAGTGAAACGCGCATTTTTAGTATGGTCCCAGTTAGatgtttctttatcgctatgagaacaccacctccgcgaCGTAGATGACTGTtagaagagttgcgatcgcatcgGTAGACTGCGTAGTTCGTCGTTAGCTCGGTGTTTAATATATCATTACGTAACCAGGTTTCGGTGAGAACGATAATGTCGTAGTCGCAGGAAGTGAGCACAAACAAGAAAGCCTGACGGACAGGAAATCAGCTGTTGTACGTAACGACATGCTATGAACCAAGAGGTTTTCAGAAAGCGAACTGTcatgtaaagcaaaatactcgcctgagaagggagttcgtaAACTCAATTATATATTTTGTCGATTCTTATAGCGTCAAAACGATTTTTTATtggttttctttgaaaaatgtgaaCAGGTTATTGTTCCGCATTATCGGTCTTCTTTGACCACAATTTATCATACAGTTCACTCATCGAATGGATCAAGGTGGTTGACTTCGGCAGCATCGAAAACTACCGAAAACAGCATATGGTTCAAATATCCAACTGCTATTTCTATATTCAACGGAAACTGAcatgcgattataggcagtaaaCTGCAATAACAACATCTCGAAGCAGCTCTTTTCGACTATGAGTCAGCTCGAAACTATTGCGTCAACGAATGCCACGAATGAAATATGTAATTCGAATTTAATTCGACGTTCGTCAGAGGGCGCAAATTAATTGGATCCTCAGCTTCTGAGAGTACAATCAGTAATACTTCGGCCTTCATCGCTCTTCCGTCGTTCGATCACGGTCAACGGTGTCTTGAGAGAACGTACCATGTGCGGTGCGCTGGGCGGATTAATGGGGTACAACCAGTGACAACGCTTCTGTTCCGATTTGTCTTACGATTTCTTTGCTAGTTGCTTGGAAATTCGTTCCGTTGTCTAAAAGAACTCCATTGGTGTGCTTCTACGGCACACGAAATGGCGTAAGGCCATCAAGCATGCTTGAGTCGTCCGGCTATATGAGTGACCTCAAGGTGTACGTTGTCAAGCAGGTGAACGAAGAGACGTACTTTTTCTTCGATCTACGACTACAACCGGTTACGGTAAGCGGACCGCAAAAATCTACGCCGGCATAGATCAACGGCGACTGATTTGACGTGATGCGTGAACCTGGAGATGGTGCAATTAGCCATCCACACAGTGGTATCTCGGTTGGCATGTGCTACTTGTTGATGGTAGTACTCGAGCAGTTTGTCGCTTACCGGATGCCTTTTCGGCAAGATGATCAGAAATTTAAGCTCGAACGGCAACGATGATCCCGAGCGGCTTCCATCCAGAGCTTCGATTTGTCCAGGAAAGGATTCATGCTGTATAGATAGCTATCTTTAGCACCTTTGTCTCGTTAAGCAATGTCTGCTTGTTCAGGGTTGTTACGGAAGACGACAAAATAAAAACGCGCCAAATCCAAATCCGCGAGATTTGACGCGGTTCTCAAAACAAATAGATTCCAATTCCTATAAATCTTTAAAACTTGTAAtggtttttatttgaaaattataggaAACTTCTTATGTATTGTCCACTGTCTTTTAGTACTAGGCAAAACATATCGTGGCTTGGTACTTAAAAATACTCCTAGCTTTCAGagttattttgaaatattacaacgcaaaatattttcatcataatGTCATAATTGTCAAAACATGTAATTTAGATAGAATCTGACACCCGTTTGATTTTGATACGTcgttattgagaatgcaaaCCACATTCGTTCCAAAAAACGATTCGTCGTAATCCAGAATAAGGCTGATTAACAAAGATAATATGCACAGCAATAAACGGGCGACGAAAATTCTGATTACCTTCTTCATATCGCACCATCTGACCGTGCATCTacatgcttctcattcgactagcGAACGATGAATGAAGCACTTAGCACAAAAATGCATGCATGAGACCTATATAACTTCCCAATTTTCGATTAGGTCTCGGTATACCATATTCAGGGCCGGCGTAATACTTTTAGTCCAGGTGGGTAGTAAgataagcatagggtgaggggtttATTACTGGGAATTTGTCATATTTTGCCAAATACACGCTTCAATTACATTCACATAAAATGTGTTTGTGCAAATGGGATCGTggtcaggcttgttatttgctcacacaatgagccacaaatagggaaatacaccgattaaaaatagagcagcacaaaaacactgcgatgtgcagaacgaccgcacaaagagaaacttgaaaacgaaaaagagtaagatctgtgcaccaagagctgcacaatttcgttcaaag carries:
- the LOC131691744 gene encoding testis-specific serine/threonine-protein kinase 6-like — encoded protein: MSTKTGTSNELSPFASSSSVSRALNIHGYRIGAKIGKGSFSSVRLAKWVSKNQNVTTMACKVIDVRKGTEEFVKKFFPRELSVLMKVRHQHIVKIHSILKRERMVFIFMDYAEGGDLLKFINKNGALNETQAKLWFSQMVSAARYLHSIDIAHRDLKCENILLSKKGAVQLADFGFARVCGEQHGAFSETYCGSAAYAAPEVILGKPYNPMVSDVWSLGVILFVMLNAAMPFDDRNVKKLVEDHQNRNYKFEEPLLKQLSSAAIRTIYELLNPDPNERVKLDQLFDFKWIDENSAKEKRRKLSELCVKRKIVAGSVKTTTGCRC